One genomic segment of Panicum virgatum strain AP13 chromosome 2N, P.virgatum_v5, whole genome shotgun sequence includes these proteins:
- the LOC120659117 gene encoding uncharacterized protein LOC120659117, whose amino-acid sequence MSSLYAPLAAGAEDDDDLIRTLLPEEVTVSTVVARAVGTGHHMLKVEGYSRLKLTRGDNGSPLLSGKIMAGGRTWMIRCYLDEAHKEDAGFVSLYLSLADPGSAAIPAEAEFELVDQWPLLPLWCRHQKRLFIGAGALEGGGSSRFLKGDCFAIRCKVTFVEEWGAKEEEVQAEDMERMGVVCLCKDGSCNKLHRARPAQT is encoded by the exons ATGTCCTCGTTGTACGCACCCTTAGCTGCCGgtgccgaggacgacgacgacctgaTCCGCACGTTGCTCCCAGAGGAGGTGACCGTGTCCACCGTCGTCGCGAGGGCGGTCGGCACTGGGCACCACATGCTCAAGGTGGAGGGCTACTCGCGGCTCAAGCTCACGCGCGGCGACAACGGCAGCCCCCTCCTGTCCGGCAAGATCATGGCTGGCGGCCGCACCTGGATGATCCGCTGCTACCTCGACGAGGCACACAAGGAGGACGCCGGCTTCGTCTCGCTGTACCTGTCCCTCGCCGACCCCGGGAGCGCCGCTATCCCTGCCGAGGCCGAGTTCGAGCTGGTCGACCAATGGCCGCTGCTGCCGCTCTGGTGCCGGCACCAGAAGCGCTT GTTCATCGGCGCCGGTGCCCTCGAAGGCGGCGGCTCCAGCAGGTTCCTGAAAGGCGACTGCTTCGCCATCCGGTGCAAGGTCACCTTCGTCGAGGAGTGGGgcgccaaggaggaggaggtgcaggcggAGGATATGGAGAGGATGGGTGTGGTCTGCCTGTGTAAGGACGGCTCGTGCAACAAGCTCCACCGCGCGAGGCCGGCCCAGACCTAA
- the LOC120663021 gene encoding disease resistance protein PIK6-NP-like isoform X2: MDLVTGAMGNLAPKLYQLLQGEYELQKGVRKKLVFLHQELEGIKPALDKVAQVPWDRHHEQVKVWARQMREASYDIEDLLDTFLVRVQGSEPVDQSRLKRTLKKMGGLLGKAKARRDISGAIEDIKKQLQEVADRRDRCKIDEIVAKPADTLAIDPRLEAMYKEVTQLIGIDKSRGELLSMLSSPQGNEVSHEKMKIVSVVGVGGLGKTTLAKAVYDELKSQFDCGAFVPIGRNPDMKKVLRDILIDLDKKEFREPKYDILDVRQLINELKDFLQSKRSSLACSMGGLNFTMLELWHYV; this comes from the exons ATGGATCTGGTGACGGGGGCGATGGGCAACCTCGCCCCAAAGCTGTACCAGCTGCTCCAAGGTGAATACGAGCTGCAGAAGGGTGTGAGGAAGAAACTCGTGTTCCTCCATCAGGAGCTGGAGGGCATCAAGCCTGCCCTTGACAAGGTGGCACAAGTGCCGTGGGATCGGCATCACGAGCAGGTCAAGGTCTGGGCGCGTCAGATGAGGGAGGCATCCTACGACATAGAAGATCTGCTCGACACCTTCCTTGTGCGTGTCCAGGGTTCTGAGCCTGTCGACCAGAGCAGGCTCAAACGCACCCTGAAGAAGATGGGTGGCCTGCTCGGCAAAGCCAAGGCTCGCCGTGACATTTCTGGTGCCATCGAAGACATCAAGAAGCAACTCCAGGAGGTGGCTGACCGGCGCGACAGGTGCAAAATCGACGAGATTGTGGCCAAACCTGCTGACACTTTGGCAATTGATCCTCGTCTTGAGGCTATGTACAAAGAGGTGACTCAGCTCATTGGTATTGATAAGTCAAGAGGTGAGCTCCTATCAATGCTTTCGTCGCCCCAGGGGAATGAGGTGTCCCATGAGAAGATGAAGATAGTTTCAGTTGTCGGAGTTGGAGGATTGGGCAAGACAACTCTTGCCAAAGCAGTGTATGATGAGCTTAAATCGCAATTTGATTGTGGGGCTTTTGTTCCGATTGGTCGAAATCCTGACATGAAGAAAGTCCTAAGAGACATTCTTATAGATCTTGACAAGAAAGAATTCAGGGAGCCGAAATATGATATATTGGACGTAAGGCAGCTCATCAACGAACTCAAAGATTTCCTCCAAAGCAAGAG GTCCAGCTTGGCTTGCTCAATGGGAGGACTTAATTTCACCATGTTGGAATTGTGGCACTACGTGTGA
- the LOC120663021 gene encoding putative inactive disease susceptibility protein LOV1 isoform X1, whose protein sequence is MVLDLVRGLSYEENFVTISNDDKVTSPSGNKVRRLAHQNRVMKQLTQQEDDTGMARVRSLVACRCDIGSWVLHPSFKLLRVLALEDCNCEKGWQGLKHLGDLLHLRYLGLHGTNGIYELPEEIGKLKFLQILDLAYSGIRVLPFGICQLTQLICLRGGVNTCAPDGLLKKLTSLEELHIHIVNLNHESKGQFVKALGNLSELRVLRIYGLEGTVQSDLAQSLGNLHKLQHLSVTLAEWDRVVLRRHLQSLMVNTVVLRRLPSCINPARLPSLCCLNLCVDNIDEAGLRAVGGLPQLRGLDLLTLSSSGSTATVVIAGDGFFQKLRRCRFLGWMVQFVVNEDSASVSFSLCKGKQQGALAAFGSSTEDESSSRSVPPTVMPNLQDLEFHVPVRALYKDGNGSCHSLRLHCLPSLRRVSVYVDCEGASPDEVEKAEAELRHEAQLHPNSPILDLQKLNEYEMIRHSTGQIGDKSKDGDDLCEEEEEEEGEVSSAGDEVVATELGADPTSA, encoded by the exons ATGGTGCTCGATCTCGTCCGTGGGTTGTCATACGAAGAAAACTTTGTGACTATCTCAAATGATGACAAAGTCACGTCACCTTCAGGAAACAAGGTGCGCAGATTAGCTCACCAGAACAGAGTGATGAAGCAATTAACCCAGCAGGAAGATGATACGGGCATGGCAAGAGTGAGGTCATTGGTTGCCTGTAGGTGTGATATTGGAAGTTGGGTCTTGCATCCAAGCTTTAAACTCTTGCGTGTGCTAGCTTTAGAGGACTGCAACTGTGAAAAAGGCTGGCAGGGTCTTAAGCACCTTGGAGATCTACTTCATTTGAGGTACCTTGGGCTACATGGTACAAATGGTATTTATGAGCTCCCGGAAGAAATAGGAAAGCTCAAGTTTCTACAGATACTTGACTTGGCCTATTCTGGCATAAGGGTACTGCCATTTGGCATTTGCCAGTTAACGCAGCTGATCTGCCTACGTGGTGGCGTCAATACGTGCGCGCCGGATGGGTTGCTGAAGAAGCTGACGTCATTGGAGGAGCTGCATATACATATCGTCAACCTGAATCACGAGTCCAAGGGGCAATTTGTGAAGGCCCTCGGCAACCTGAGCGAACTCAGAGTGCTTCGCATTTATGGTTTGGAAGGGACGGTGCAGTCGGATCTAGCGCAGTCGCTAGGGAATCTCCACAAGCTCCAGCATCTATCTGTCACATTGGCGGAGTGGGACAGGGTGGTGCTCCGTCGGCATCTCCAAAGTTTGATGGTAAACACTGTAGTGCTCCGTCGGCTGCCATCATGTATTAACCCTGCACGTCTCCCCAGCCTATGCTGCTTGAACTTATGTGTGGATAATATAGACGAGGCCGGTCTGCGAGCCGTGGGCGGGTTGCCACAGCTCCGTGGGCTCGATCTGTTAACGTTGTCGTCGTCCGGTTCCACAGCAACTGTTGTTATTGCTGGCGATGGCTTCTTCCAGAAGTTGCGACGTTGCAGATTCTTGGGCTGGATGGTGCAGTTTGTGGTCAACGAGGACTCGGCTTCTGTTTCATTTAGCCTCTGCAAGGGAAAGCAGCAGGGTGCTCTGGCGGCCTTTGGTTCCAGCACAGAGGACGAGTCCTCCAGCAGATCAGTCCCACCAACCGTGATGCCAAATCTCCAAGACCTCGAGTTTCATGTTCCCGTCAGGGCCCTATACAAGGATGGGAACGGTAGCTGCCACAGCCTGAGGTTGCACTGCCTCCCTTCGCTTCGCAGAGTCTCAGTATATGTCGACTGTGAGGGTGCTTCTCCTGATGAGGTGGAGAAAGCAGAGGCTGAGCTGAGGCACGAAGCACAACTCCATCCCAACAGCCCCATACTTGATCTCCAAAAACTGAATGAATATGAAATGATACGACACTCAACGGGTCAAATCGGCGATAAG TCCAAGGATGGTGATGATTTGtgtgaggaggaagaggaagaggaaggtgaGGTCTCATCTGCTGGCGATGAGGTCGTTGCCACGGAGTTAGGAGCCGATCCCACCAGCGCTTGA